One window of the Lytechinus pictus isolate F3 Inbred chromosome 5, Lp3.0, whole genome shotgun sequence genome contains the following:
- the LOC135154219 gene encoding uncharacterized protein LOC135154219 — MADSRKSSRERQPTEKMAALQASEESKTERKFFKMYGSLKATVKAARTIIKTETEEGPIKQQISILEAGERELMETYEILRRHKVPIREATTRMDRANAMVRDSLNALEEVLGSLEGPFDAEDRKQIAKEFLKQEYASSVFSSILSEMDQGVETSQLRGATPVIDIDSNPGQPVESRNTPSLLPQDKMYPGVGVNQPPEGIQGQSAEFPAKTSSPSFQDEMGPEFRVGQLHDSLPDSHVEPRDKTPLQPPQTTSVDVQGLCKALADNMYHTRLPMPVPRTFSGDPLEFVEFDKGFKTLIENRGIPPTEMLYYLKQYLTGPAREAVEGFFFGDSKEAYDGAWRCLRQRYGHPFNIQQAFRKKLSAWPKIASKDAIGLQKFADYLKSCDDAMPYVTGLQVLNDCYENQKMIAKLPDWLISSWNRVVSNELEGGSYPSFSKFVKFVAKEARIANNPISSLGALKSEDSQRESSPKTFKIKREARNKGSALAVNTKESAKGKNIPNQVKKAPKPCCLCSETGHKSEDCDKFLAKPLSERRKFVQENHVCFGCLQKGHFSKACKQRLKCSTCGKRHPTALHEENPTIREDNAHKSEGASKDRATSCQVRSGKQASTSMIVPVWVAAEQAPSSEILTYALLDTQSDSSFILDEVAQALNAKQQPIRLKLSTMTSSSNIDCSVTSSILVRGMMSPSQLKIGKCYTRDFIPTDREHIPSRSTAEKWTHLQDVAREMPALQRCEVGLLIGYNCPRALTPRQVVTGSDVEPFAVRTDLGWSIVGFAEEENAMDFSSQCGRVSTREIPFPKPKEIIGLLEADFAEDKSPDKACSQNDLQFLKHLETNIVQCEDGHLQMPLPFKTRPNLPSNKRLATVRFEHLHRKLKKDEAYRDNYTSFMTDIINGGFAEQVETKAPPGETNYIPHHGVYHPMKKKMRIVFDCSAKYGGTCLNDHLLKGPDMINSLVGVLCRFRKHNVAVLCDVEKMFFQFRVAEDDRDLLRFLWFQDNDINKEPVDYRMNVHLFGAASSPGCANYGLKYLARHCSNEFPLASRFVERSFYVDDGLVSVSSEEEAIQLANEARQLCSKGGLRLHKFVSNSKAVLESLPKSERASDVTDSNLDFEDQVERALGIVWNVATDAFCFRISLKEKPMTRRGILSIVASLYDPLGFVAPVVLDGKRILQEMCRSGLGWDDPVSENLQSRWEQWCKEIPQLEELRIPRCYHPAEFGDPVTVQLHHFSDASKSGYGQCSYLRLVNQKGEVHCCLIFGKSRVAPTKVVTIPRLELTAAVVSAKVHSMLKEELEYHDAEDFFWTDSQVVLGYIHNDARRFHTFVANRVQLIRDRTSPDQWHYVSTDQNPADHASRGLSVSQLGSTNWFQGPSFLWEKDFAVGSISPTLAVGDPEVRATNLSTTTHSEPLNLLSRLTRISSWKMMIKVLARLRMVVKGARQGSLVRERKDAELFVLRLVQQEAYPEEIKALTSDKTVKTTSTIHDLDPIILDGITRVKGRLGELSTEVAHPVILPKRSPITRAIIRHFHEDIKHQGRGMTQNHLRANGFWIVNGSKVVAEVLRKCVSCRRLRRPQEEQKMANLPRDRVEPSAPFTNVGMDCFGPFFVRRGRSDIKRYGLIFTCLCSRGIHIEMLDDMTTDAFINALRCFIAIRGAVRQIRCDQGSNFVGARNELQSALREMTSDQVNTYLADQQCEFVFNAPHSSHAGGVWERQIRTVRSVLRATIDLCPGRLTDSALRTLFYEAMAIVNSRPLTVTNMNDPSADAPLTPNHLLTLKRTVPLPPPGQFVKEDVYTRKAWRRVQFLLEQFWSRWRKEYLLGLQRRQKWTMPRRNLQVGDIVLLTDDEAPRMKWPIAMVAEATPDEDGLVRRVQVRVGTKDLDNKGRPNKKLAEYWRPVQKLVLLLEKVPP, encoded by the coding sequence ATGGCAGATTCAAGAAAGTCATCAAGGGAGAGGCAGCCCACGGAAAAAATGGCCGCTCTTCAGGCCTCTGAAGAATCAAAGACAGAGCGGAAGTTTTTCAAGATGTATGGCTCCCTTAAGGCCACAGTAAAGGCAGCTAGAACAATCATTAAGACAGAGACAGAAGAAGGTCCCATCAAACAACAGATATCCATACTGGAAGCTGGAGAGAGGGAATTGATGGAAACCTACGAGATTTTGAGGAGACACAAGGTCCCCATAAGAGAGGCCACCACAAGGATGGACCGTGCCAACGCAATGGTCAGAGATAGCCTCAACGCCTTGGAAGAAGTTCTGGGATCCCTAGAAGGTCCTTTTGACGCCGAGGATCGGAAGCAGATAGCGAAAGAATTCTTGAAACAAGAATATGCTTCATCGGTCTTCAGCTCAATTTTAAGCGAAATGGACCAAGGGGTTGAAACCAGCCAACTGCGTGGAGCCACACCAGTAATTGACATTGATAGCAATCCTGGACAGCCTGTAGAATCTCGTAACACACCATCACTTCTTCCTCAAGACAAAATGTACCCAGGAGTTGGAGTAAACCAACCACCTGAAGGTATTCAAGGGCAGTCAGCAGAATTTCCTGCCAAGACGTCATCTCCTTCCTTTCAAGATGAGATGGGCCCAGAGTTTAGAGTAGGCCAGCTACATGATAGTCTACCTGATTCGCATGTGGAACCTCGTGACAAGACACCACTACAGCCGCCTCAGACAACGTCGGTTGACGTCCAGGGCTTATGTAAGGCTTTAGCAGACAACATGTACCACACAAGACTTCCGATGCCAGTGCCACGCACCTTTAGTGGGGATCCGCTCGAGTTTGTAGAGTTCGACAAAGGTTTCAAGACTTTGATCGAAAACCGTGGCATACCACCAACAGAGATGCTGTATTATCTGAAGCAGTACCTGACTGGTCCGGCAAGGGAGGCCGTGGAAGGTTTCTTTTTCGGGGACTCCAAAGAGGCATATGATGGGGCATGGAGGTGCCTTCGACAGAGGTATGGTCATCCTTTTAATATCCAACAAGCGTTCCGGAAGAAGCTAAGTGCTTGGCCGAAGATAGCCTCCAAAGATGCCATAGGTCTTCAGAAGTTTGCGGACTACTTAAAGTCTTGTGATGATGCTATGCCATATGTCACTGGCCTCCAGGTGCTAAACGACTGCTATGAGAATCAAAAGATGATAGCCAAACTTCCAGACTGGCTGATTAGTAGCTGGAATAGGGTGGTATCAAATGAGTTGGAAGGCGGCAGCTATCCTTCATTTTCTAAGTTTGTGAAATTTGTTGCTAAGGAGGCAAGGATAGCCAACAATCCCATTTCTTCTCTAGGTGCCCTGAAATCTGAGGACTCTCAAAGAGAATCAAGTCCCAAGACCTTCAAGATCAAGCGAGAAGCAAGAAATAAAGGATCTGCTTTGGCTGTCAACACCAAGGAAAGTGCCAAAGGCAAGAACATCCCAAACCAAGTCAAGAAGGCTCCAAAACCTTGCTGCCTGTGTAGTGAAACTGGACACAAGTCCGAGGACTGTGACAAGTTTTTGGCCAAGCCACTTTCTGAACGCAGGAAGTTTGTTCAAGAAAATCATGTATGCTTTGGTTGCTTACAGAAGGGGCATTTTTCTAAGGCATGTAAACAAAGGCTGAAGTGTAGTACATGTGGTAAGCGCCATCCCACGGCTCTTCATGAGGAAAACCCTACGATAAGAGAGGACAATGCGCACAAGAGTGAAGGAGCTTCTAAGGACAGGGCTACGTCTTGCCAAGTCCGTTCTGGAAAACAAGCTAGCACTTCGATGATTGTACCAGTGTGGGTCGCGGCAGAACAAGCACCATCGTCAGAGATTCTGACTTACGCCCTCCTGGATACCCAGAGTGATTCATCGTTCATTCTAGATGAAGTAGCGCAAGCCCTGAATGCTAAGCAGCAACCCATACGCTTAAAGTTATCTACTATGACTTCGTCATCGAACATTGATTGCAGCGTGACCTCAAGTATCTTAGTTAGAGGTATGATGTCGCCCTCCCAGCTCAAGATAGGAAAATGCTATACGCGTGACTTCATACCGACTGATAGAGAACACATCCCAAGCAGAAGTACTGCTGAAAAGTGGACTCATCTCCAAGATGTTGCAAGAGAAATGCCAGCACTTCAGAGATGCGAAGTCGGCCTACTGATAGGCTATAATTGCCCAAGAGCTCTGACACCAAGACAAGTAGTTACTGGTAGCGATGTAGAACCATTTGCTGTTCGAACTGACCTCGGCTGGAGTATTGTTGGCTTTGCCGAAGAAGAGAATGCCATGGACTTCAGTAGCCAGTGTGGGAGGGTTTCTACTCGCGAGATACCATTTCCGAAGCCAAAGGAGATCATAGGGTTGCTTGAGGCAGATTTCGCAGAGGACAAATCGCCGGACAAAGCATGCTCTCAGAATGACCTACAATTCTTGAAACACCTTGAGACCAACATTGTACAATGCGAGGATGGTCATTTGCAGATGCCGCTGCCCTTCAAGACCCGGCCAAACCTTCCAAGCAATAAAAGGTTGGCAACCGTTCGATTCGAACACCTCCATCGAAAGCTTAAGAAGGACGAAGCATATAGAGACAACTATACAAGCTTCATGACAGATATCATTAATGGTGGCTTTGCAGAACAAGTAGAGACCAAGGCGCCGCCTGGAGAAACAAATTACATACCACATCATGGTGTGTACCATccaatgaagaagaagatgagaaTAGTGTTTGATTGTTCCGCGAAGTACGGCGGCACCTGCCTTAACGATCATCTGCTCAAGGGACCGGACATGATAAACTCATTGGTGGGAGTCCTTTGTCGGTTCAGGAAGCACAATGTAGCAGTGCTATGTGATGTTGAGAAGATGTTCTTTCAGTTTAGGGTCGCTGAGGATGACCGAGACCTCCTGCGCTTCCTGTGGTTCCAAGATAACGACATCAACAAGGAGCCAGTGGATTATCGCATGAACGTCCATCTTTTTGGTGCCGCTTCTTCGCCAGGTTGCGCCAATTATGGCTTAAAGTATCTGGCTAGACATTGCAGCAATGAATTTCCATTGGCATCTCGTTTCGTCGAGCGCAGCTTCTATGTGGATGATGGGCTGGTGAGTGTATCCAGTGAAGAGGAAGCCATTCAGTTGGCCAATGAAGCCAGACAACTTTGCAGCAAGGGTGGCTTACGTCTCCACAAGTTTGTTTCGAATTCTAAGGCAGTTCTGGAGAGTCTGCCAAAGTCTGAGCGTGCCAGTGATGTCACTGACTCGAACTTGGATTTTGAGGATCAAGTAGAGCGTGCTCTGGGGATAGTTTGGAATGTGGCCACGGATGCCTTTTGTTTCAGAATTTCCCTGAAAGAGAAACCAATGACACGGCGGGGAATTCTGTCCATAGTCGCATCCCTTTATGACCCTCTCGGATTTGTGGCTCCGGTCGTTCTCGATGGCAAGAGAATCCTTCAAGAAATGTGTCGTAGCGGGCTTGGGTGGGATGATCCAGTATCCGAGAACCTGCAATCAAGGTGGGAGCAATGGTGTAAGGAAATCCCGCAGCTAGAGGAGCTAAGAATACCTCGGTGTTATCATCCTGCTGAGTTTGGTGATCCTGTAACAGTGCAGCTACACCATTTCTCGGATGCCAGCAAGTCTGGTTATGGCCAATGCTCTTATTTGCGTCTTGTTAACCAGAAAGGAGAAGTTCACTGTTGTCTGATCTTCGGCAAATCAAGGGTTGCGCCAACCAAGGTGGTTACAATTCCCAGGTTAGAGTTGACAGCGGCAGTTGTGTCAGCTAAGGTGCACTCTATGTTGAAAGAAGAGCTAGAGTATCATGATGCCGAAGATTTCTTCTGGACAGATTCCCAAGTAGTCCTGGGATACATCCACAATGATGCGCGGAGGTTCCACACGTTTGTTGCTAATCGAGTCCAGCTAATTAGAGATAGGACTTCTCCCGACCAATGGCATTATGTCTCGACTGATCAGAACCCTGCTGACCATGCTTCCAGAGGATTGAGCGTAAGTCAGCTGGGTAGCACAAATTGGTTCCAAGGACCAAGCTTCCTCTGGGAGAAAGACTTTGCAGTAGGAAGTATCTCTCCGACACTCGCCGTTGGGGATCCGGAAGTGAGAGCAACCAACCTATCGACAACTACTCATTCGGAACCGTTGAACCTCCTCTCGCGCCTTACCAGGATCTCTAGTTGGAAGATGATGATCAAGGTATTGGCTCGTCTACGGATGGTAGTGAAGGGAGCAAGACAAGGTTCCTTAGTTCGTGAGAGAAAGGACGCAGAGCTGTTCGTTCTGCGGTTAGTTCAACAGGAAGCTTACCCTGAAGAAATCAAGGCTCTGACGTCGGACAAGACCGTTAAAACGACAAGTACCATCCATGACCTTGACCCAATAATCCTTGATGGGATCACGCGAGTGAAGGGCAGACTTGGCGAACTATCGACAGAAGTGGCTCACCCTGTTATCCTGCCCAAGCGTAGCCCTATCACTCGGGCGATTATCCGCCACTTCCATGAGGACATCAAACATCAGGGTCGAGGAATGACGCAGAATCACCTGAGAGCCAATGGATTCTGGATTGTAAACGGATCTAAAGTCGTTGCAGAGGTATTGCGAAAGTGTGTGTCATGCAGACGTCTTCGTAGGCCTCAAGAAGAGCAGAAAATGGCAAACTTGCCAAGAGATCGAGTAGAACCTTCGGCTCCTTTCACGAATGTGGGTATGGATTGTTTCGGTCCTTTCTTTGTAAGGAGAGGTCGTTCTGATATTAAGCGATATGGGCTTATATTCACATGTCTCTGTTCAAGAGGTATCCACATTGAGATGCTCGACGACATGACTACCGACGCATTCATCAATGCTCTCCGCTGTTTCATAGCAATTAGGGGAGCTGTCAGACAGATTAGGTGCGACCAAGGCAGTAACTTCGTAGGAGCAAGAAACGAGCTCCAATCTGCATTGAGAGAGATGACTTCAGACCAAGTGAATACGTACCTTGCAGACCAGCAATGTGAATTTGTCTTCAACGCCCCTCACTCAAGTCACGCAGGTGGCGTGTGGGAAAGACAGATTCGAACCGTCAGAAGTGTCTTAAGGGCTACCATAGACCTGTGTCCAGGAAGACTCACAGACTCCGCTCTTCGTACCTTGTTTTACGAAGCCATGGCAATCGTCAATAGCCGACCGTTAACAGTGACCAATATGAATGACCCAAGTGCGGATGCACCTCTCACGCCAAACCACCTCCTTACTCTGAAGAGGACGGTTCCGTTGCCCCCTCCTGGGCAATTTGTGAAGGAGGATGTGTACACGCGTAAAGCCTGGAGAAGGGTTCAGTTCTTACTGGAACAGTTCTGGTCAAGATGGCGGAAAGAGTACTTGTTGGGACTTCAAAGACGACAGAAATGGACGATGCCCAGACGGAATTTACAAGTGGGAGACATTGTATTGCTCACTGACGATGAAGCTCCGCGTATGAAATGGCCAATTGCGATGGTCGCAGAAGCCACTCCTGATGAAGATGGTCTGGTCAGGCGGGTACAGGTGCGCGTTGGAACGAAAGACCTTGACAACAAAGGTCGTCCAAACAAGAAGCTTGCCGAATACTGGAGGCCGGTTCAGAAGCTCGTACTGCTTCTGGAAAAGGTACCTCCATAG